The following are encoded together in the Lactuca sativa cultivar Salinas chromosome 1, Lsat_Salinas_v11, whole genome shotgun sequence genome:
- the LOC111906546 gene encoding solanidine UDP-glucose glucosyltransferase 1 — protein sequence MTPEKSNSSMEAGAGNLHVVFLPFFASSHIIPLVHVARLFASRGVRSTVITTVHNALIFKSSVDRDIFAGFPIAVQTINFPAWEVGLPIGIENFNTATTLETASKVYHGMMLLQTTIEQVIRDLAADCIFSDMFFPWTVDLADELNIPRLLFYPSCFLYHSVFHSLKVHKPHENVKSESESFVVPNLPDKITMKRSQVSDHFKFKNQWGEMIETIQESEKRSYGLVHNTFYEIEPDYADHMKKIKGTKIWHIGPLFQFFIHEGSSEKKHSCLSWLDDQKPKSVIYVCFGSLVKFPEAQITEIALALEESKQPFIWVVRKGEDEVIGGLPEGFEERIGRENKGLIMTGWAPQVEILQHPSIGGFLSHCGWNSVLEAMVTGVPLMTWPLYAEHFYNEKLVELLGIGVGVGAEVWNSGSEITSPIIGKRNIVEAIEILTGGSAVAEGIRCSSKEVAMKAKHVVEEGGSSLNDLMTLIEQLKAIKSSPKP from the coding sequence ATGACGCCGGAGAAATCTAATTCTTCCATGGAGGCCGGCGCCGGAAACCTTCACGTCGTCTTCCTCCCTTTTTTTGCTTCAAGCCACATCATCCCTTTGGTCCACGTCGCCAGGCTCTTTGCCTCCCGAGGCGTTCGCTCCACCGTCATCACCACCGTTCACAATGCGCTCATATTCAAATCCTCCGTCGATCGTGACATCTTCGCCGGATTCCCCATCGCCGTTCAGACCATCAACTTTCCAGCATGGGAAGTCGGACTGCCCATCGGAATCGAAAACTTTAACACTGCCACCACTCTAGAAACAGCATCCAAAGTCTATCATGGCATGATGCTGCTCCAGACGACAATTGAACAAGTGATTCGTGATCTTGCTGCAGATTGCATCTTCTCCGACATGTTCTTCCCGTGGACAGTTGACCTTGCCGACGAGCTCAATATCCCGAGACTGTTGTTTTACCCTTCGTGTTTCCTTTACCACTCTGTTTTCCACAGCTTGAAAGTTCATAAACCTCACGAGAATGTGAAATCTGAATCAGAGAGCTTTGTGGTTCCCAATTTACCCGATAAAATCACGATGAAAAGGTCTCAGGTTTCAGACCATTTCAAGTTCAAGAACCAATGGGGCGAGATGATTGAAACGATTCAAGAATCGGAGAAACGAAGTTACGGATTAGTCCACAACACATTTTACGAGATCGAACCAGATTATGCcgatcatatgaagaagattaAAGGTACGAAAATCTGGCATATTGGTCCTCTATTTCAATTTTTCATTCACGAGGGTTCGTCGGAGAAGAAGCACAGTTGTCTGAGTTGGCTTGACGATCAAAAACCGAAATCGGTGATATACGTTTGTTTTGGAAGTTTGGTGAAATTCCCAGAAGCTCAGATCACTGAAATAGCATTGGCGCTTGAAGAATCTAAGCAGCCGTTTATTTGGGTGGTGAGGAAAGGGGAAGATGAAGTGATCGGTGGGTTGCCGGAAGGTTTTGAGGAGAGGATTGGAAGGGAAAACAAGGGTTTGATAATGACGGGATGGGCTCCGCAGGTGGAGATTTTACAACACCCGTCGATCGGCGGGTTCTTGAGCCACTGCGGTTGGAACTCGGTGCTTGAAGCTATGGTGACCGGAGTGCCATTGATGACATGGCCGTTGTACGCCGAGCACTTTTACAACGAGAAGCTGGTGGAGCTTTTAGGGATTGGAGTCGGAGTAGGGGCGGAGGTTTGGAACTCGGGTTCTGAGATCACTAGCCCAATCATCGGAAAACGGAATATAGTTGAGGCTATTGAGATATTGACAGGTGGATCCGCCGTAGCTGAAGGTATCAGATGCAGCTCAAAAGAGGTGGCAATGAAAGCCAAACACGTTGTTGAAGAAGGGGGTTCTTCTCTCAACGATTTAATGACTTTGATAGAACAACTGAAAGCCATTAAATCAAGCCCAAAGCCATGA